A genome region from Perca fluviatilis chromosome 20, GENO_Pfluv_1.0, whole genome shotgun sequence includes the following:
- the pkdccb gene encoding extracellular tyrosine-protein kinase PKDCC — translation MPGMGNSLRAAALLAFVVLSILVSLLISSVQQFGARISHFSNATVAGDEEEFASLRGALIYQLNERRKEIIPLLLPDRDDDDESGLSGYSRHSLQHDQTLDSILDYNLWNEITHGSRKAHMDEMDCDSLVDMQAVEILGSGYTKLVVKVNLAGGQPVALKLVNEQGIDMGKCVEDFKDPRGCRELVSYKLKKEIVLLQRLRHPNVIKLKGHCAGDVGGEGGRVAVILEQGNPLQMIQLLQSPWEDRFRVCLDLVRLLHFLSQSPLGSVTLLDFQPRQFVTVSGELKLTDLDDASAEETVCQMDADCTLQFPHRNFTLPCSTQGVCEGLNEKRNIYNAYRYFFTYLLPHQAPPGFTHLVNHIMNSTGELKADINQTLEAFEHILLLYKSGLHLDNLPPSIIRDYTVMRGMGTSGNAEYRCWPSYSQQGCVLSVHSGREAAYICNSHSQCNSFTLTGQKTWTGRLLASFRSSFSHLVPDGISEVYVKKTKPETSTV, via the exons ATGCCCGGGATGGGCAACTCTTTACGCGCGGCTGCCCTCCTGGCTTTCGTGGTTCTTTCTATTCTGGTGTCACTCTTGATAAGCAGCGTGCAGCAATTTGGAGCGAGGATATCTCACTTTTCCAATGCAACTGTTGCTGGTGATGAGGAGGAGTTCGCATCGCTCCGCGGGGCGTTGATTTACCAACTCAACGAGAGGCGCAAAGAAATTATTCCGCTGCTTTTACCTGAtcgggatgatgatgatgaaagcGGACTATCCGGGTACAGTCGACATTCTCTCCAACATGATCAAACGCTAGACTCGATTTTGGATTACAATCTGTGGAATGAGATCACGCATGGCTCCAGAAAAGCGCATATGGATGAAATGGATTGTGACTCTCTGGTGGACATGCAGGCGGTGGAGATCCTCGGGTCAGGATACACCAAACTGGTTGTCAAAGTGAATCTAGCCGGAGGTCAGCCTGTGGCCTTAAAACTCGTCAATGAGCAGGGGATAGACATGGGAAAGTGTGTGGAGGATTTTAAAGACCCTCGAGGCTGCCGTGAGCTCGTTTCTTACAagttaaagaaagaaatagtTCTGTTGCAGAGGCTGAGGCATCCAAACGTCATCAAG CTCAAAGGTCACTGTGCAGGAGATGTAGGAGGAGAAGGGGGAAGAGTCGCAGTCATTCTGGAGCAGGGGAATCCTCTCCAGATGATCCAGCTGCTCCAGAGTCCCTGGGAGGACAGATTCAGG GTGTGTCTGGACCTGGTTAGGCTCCTCCACTTCCTCTCCCAGTCTCCTCTGGGCTCCGTGACTCTGCTGGACTTCCAGCCCCGGCAGTTTGTCACTGTGTCCGGCGAGCTGAAGCTCACAGACCTGGACGACGCCAGTGCCGAGGAGACTGTGTGCCAGATGGACGCAGACTGCACCCTCCAGTTTCCACACCGAAATTTCACTCTGCCCTGCTCGACCCAGGGAGTGTGTGAGGGCTTGAATGAGAAGAGGAACATTTACAATGCCTATAG GTATTTTTTCACCTACCTGCTGCCTCACCAGGCCCCGCCCGGCTTCACCCACCTGGTAAACCACATCATGAACTCCACAG GGGAGCTGAAAGCTGACATCAATCAAACGCTGGAGGCCTTTGaacacatcctcctcctctacaAGTCTGGCCTGCACCTGGACAACCTTCCTCCATCAATAATCAGAG ATTACACCGTGATGCGAGGTATGGGGACCTCTGGGAACGCAGAGTACCGCTGCTGGCCGTCCTACAGCCAGCAGGGCTGCGTGCTGTCAGTCCACAGCGGCAGAGAGGCAGCTTACATCTGTAACTCCCATTCTCAATGCAACAGCTTCACTCTGACCGGACAGAAGACCTGGACGG GTCGCCTCCTGGCCTCTTTTAGGAGCAGCTTCAGTCATCTGGTGCCCGATGGGATATCGGAGGTGTATGTGAAGAAAACCAAACCTGAAACTTCCACAGTATGA